A genomic stretch from Styela clava chromosome 5, kaStyClav1.hap1.2, whole genome shotgun sequence includes:
- the LOC120344475 gene encoding inositol hexakisphosphate kinase 3-like has product MQNMTDTAQISKPVELSSIINVVQHDGPKPGKLELKSVVCLGPNVSKKSKEPGVKRHDLKSSSKVSKVYLEKPVLLLPFGHQVSGRASILCYDETTLLKPYVSRELFFYQTLPQDLKKFTPQFRGLVTVSFIEDSRTASVLAYALPRTLVKPNTKNIIKLFDDEPKPHSKRCVKDYGKTHVIFPSITQKTTGNRNDENLFVDSFENVSPVISEIKKDSDVVSELSEGFDVTVCIEDKKVSSGKENEENSRVSTTGLHNPWNSKVLDDAWLKLKISNTDNPSNGKKKRFTLLENAVARYRRPCVLDLKIGTRVRHDASPEKIARHVTAINLGARLSGMQVYHPDQEKFTYYNKYYGHNLTVSGFKSNLKHFFSRGGIPIQSSKSPTKRKNLSSVDKNLVQQAVKKLIELKNTIESIKSHRFYSSSVLLLYEGDLSRQWEGERGGCSEDNVVITDKSHCQKERRKNNEKSSQMDCKETKKRNSHKTSEKLEQSHKHKLRNSDSAKHHKEKTKCHFHEKHSHKHHGDMDRIHSENDSKFTAHEDLKRKHSDVLSNSTDIIEVKMIDFAHYCFHDDEMHPGPDGGFIFGLNCLIGLLNEMLMSPS; this is encoded by the exons ATGCAGAATATGACTGACACAGCACAAATCTCAAAACCTGTGGAGTTAAGTTCAATCATTAACGTTGTGCAACATGATGGACCAAAACCTGGAAAATTGGAATTGAAAAGTGTTGTTTGCTTGGGACCAAATGTTTCAAAAAAGTCTAAAGAACCAGGAGTTAAACGTCATGATCTAAAAAGTTCATCCAAAGTGTCAAAAGTGTATCTAGAGAAACCGGTGTTGTTGTTACCATTCGGACATCAAGTTAGTGGACGTGCAAGCATCTTATGTTACGATGAAACAACACTTCTGAAACCATACGTTTCGAGAGAATTGTTTTTCTATCAAACACTTCCACAAGATTTGAAGAAATTCACACCGCAGTTTCGAG GACTTGTAACAGTGAGCTTCATAGAAGACAGTAGAACAGCATCGGTACTTGCCTACGCACTTCCTCGAACTCTTGTCAAACCAAACACTAAAAATATCATCAAATTGTTCGATGACGAACCAAAACCTCACTCCAAGCGATGCGTTAAGGACTACGGAAAGACTCATGTCAT ATTTCCATCAATCACTCAGAAAACTACAGGCAACAGAAATGACGAGAATTTATTTGTTGATTCTTTTGAAAACGTTTCTCCTGTAATTTCTGAAATCAAGAAAGATTCTGATGTTGTCAGTGAATTATCCGAG GGGTTTGATGTTACTGTCTGTATTGAAGATAAAAAGGTTTCTTCCGGcaaagaaaatgaagaaaatagcaGAGTGTCGACAACTGGTTTACATAATCCATGGAATTCCAAAGTTTTAGACGATGCCTGGCTTAAATTGAAG ATTTCTAACACGGATAATCCATCTAATGGAAAGAAGAAACGCTTTACATTGTTGGAAAATGCAGTTGCTCGCTATCGCCGCCCTTGTGTTTTGGATTTAAAAATCGGTACAAGAGTTCGACACGATGCATCTCCTGAAAAAATTGCGAGACACGTTACTGCAATTAACTTGGGGGCAAGGCTCAGCGGTATGCAG GTCTACCATCCTGACCAAGAGAAATTCACGTATTATAACAAATACTATGGACACAATCTCACTGTTTCTGGGTTCAAGTCCAACctaaaacattttttctcaAGAGGAGGAATACCAATACAAAG TTCGAAATCaccaacaaaaagaaaaaatttgtcTTCCGTTGACAAAAACCTTGTGCAGCAAGCTGTTAAGAAACTAATagaattgaaaaatacaatCGAATCAATAAAATCTCACAG ATTCTACTCTAGTTCTGTGCTGCTATTATATGAAGGTGATCTATCGAGACAGTGGGAGGGAGAGCGAGGCGGTTGCAGTGAAGACAATGTTGTTATAACTGACAA ATCTCATTGTCAAAAGGAACGtagaaaaaacaatgaaaaatcttCGCAAATGGATTGTAAAGAAACAAAGAAAAGGAATTCACATAAAACGAGTGAAAAATTGGAACAGTCACACAAACACAAACTACGCAACTCCGACTCTGCAAAACATCACAAAGAAAAGACAAAGTGTCATTTTCATGAGAAGCATTCTCACAAACATCACGGTGATATGGATAGAATTCACAGTGAAAATGACAGTAAATTCACAGCTCACGAAGACCTTAAAAGGAAGCATTCTGATGTATTATCAAATAGTACAGACATTATTGAAGTTAAAATGATCGATTTTGCCCATTATTGTTTCCATGACGATGAAATGCATCCTGGACCTGATGGGGGATTCATCTTCGGCTTAAATTGTCTGATAGGGCTATTGAATGAGATGCTGATGTCACCAAGTTGA